Genomic DNA from Solanum pennellii chromosome 3, SPENNV200:
CAAAATTTGAATAACGTTGGGCCAAATATTTCAGTGAGAAGGGATGATGTCTGACAGTCTGGCCCATTTATGTTACTGTAGTGTCCATATATATAGCCCAATAGCATCATCTTTCTTTTTGAGTTTTTCATCCGATGTCAGGACTCCATATTAAAACTAAACTCTAGATTGCCCACGGTAGGACTCATACGAAGGTGACGTTCTAATCAGAATTTTCTCTATACCTAGAACTCACCCCGAGACCTTTGATTAAAAGGTTATATACCTAGAACTCAACTCGATACCTGTAATTAAAGGTGAAATAGTCTCATCAATTCACTAATACCTATTTGGtccaataacatcatatatttGATCAGCTTGCACAACCAAACTAGAACGAAAAGGACAGCTAAGAGTGCCTTCTGCCGTACAGGAAACTGCTTCCTTTTTCTGCTTTTATATGCTTCAATCCTCTTTTGTTTGTTCAAATACATACGGCATTTAGGAGTTTCCAAATACAATGTAGTAGTAGTTGTTGAAAAATGAAACAGTCATACTCGATGGTTAATGAAATAGGTAATCTTTTTATATGGACTTGATCAATCTTTCTCTCTAAAGGTAAATTTATAAGCAAACATTGGGGGCACGCGAATCCGTGCTCTTTTCATAGAACTAAGTATTTTCCGtgtatattttctaaaaaaattagcaTCATATTATTATGCTGACACCTATGCTATAAAAAGATTAAATGATATACTTACTTATTCTAGAAATCCTAGATTTGACATTGCTCTGTTAGGTTTTGAGATTGAGTTAGGTTCcacattcatttctttacatAGTTTCTGAGTATGACACATGCTCCAAACATTCAAACCCTAGACAtaaaaaagtgtcacataatAGTTGCAGTCATTATCAGGAGATTCAAACCAAACAGGCACATGTAGTGTTGCGTAATACATGTTGGGACTTTGGAACAAGTTCCTCCTAACAGCCTACAAGAAAATGGCCTACCTCATTTCCTTCCCAAGAATAATCAATATATGACTTTGTGCGGCGAATTATTCcattatgtgataatgacaTCCATTTCATTCACAAAAAATCATATTCTAATCTCTTTTATTTGCCTTTTTATTTCATCTAAATGCTATTTAATTGTCCCACCCAAAACACCACCTGAAAGGCTATGAAGTAGTCTACTGATCATATCTTTATACCCTAACGACCTCGTTTGGaatcaaaattatattgtttttttggTATTTGAAATTTACTGATTTGAATAATTTAGATTTACATAAAGAAAAACTTGATTACTTTATTAGAAAATTCTCCATTTCAACGTTTGAATTTGAGACCACTTATTCATACTCGATGACAGTAACAaataacaacattattttctGTCATACTTGTTAAATGTTAAAgcaaatataactttttaatgCACAGCGTCGGtgaattaatttcttttatgaGAAAAGCCATGTGGTAACAGCTCTTATTAGTTGTGAGCATTTATCTCATCATGAGTgcattaattctttttttcttttaaaaaaagaaataagaaaacagaTGCTTGTAAATGAAACAACTGAGAATGGAGCACTGAAAAATCCAGTGAAGAAAACGTTAATATACAACCCAATTATTTTGGTTAGCACATGTCAATGTTCCCTAGCTTTTCCTATattctaattaacttaattgctATAAACTTTGGCTTaacattgtttttgttttttatatatataggagTTACTGATAAAAGTTTGTGAGGGTGATATATCTAcctatattcatcaatttgatattgatataataataagtTTGAATAAGTATTTTCCTTCGTAATTTTGAGTTAACTTTACTTCTAGATGGCttataataaagaaattttGATCTCTTAGTGTTTTATACGGCTTCTTTAACTCTACCAAAgccattataatttttataatttttcaattccGTAAAAATagctataattttttataaaataggaAACTAGACTACCAAAGTACATTGgtaatcaaattattttagatGTCATTTGCAGTTTCAATCCTTATTTAGTGTTGGTTTTCAATTTGCATCCCTcgtaatattaattttttttatagcattattttttatcattttgtaTTGTAATATTCTACAAATTATGCGCATGCATAACTTCAGTTTTAGAAGAACATATGATGCACTAACATGCATAAGTTCGATTGTTAAaggacaaaaattaaaaatcagtCTGTCtgaaagataaaaattaaagatcagTCTGTttgaaagacaaaaattaaGAACCAATTCATTTGATGAGAaatcaattttatgatatttttttcatattcaatctAACTCAATAAAGTAATATGTTTGACAAGAAAAAAGATAGATGGattgattgattatttttaaggTTTTGATAATCCCTAATGTTTTTGTGAGTTATATACAATATCATATAAGTAGAGATAATTATACTCTCGAGTCTTGCCTGAAAAAAATGGAATTTCCTTGGCCTAGCTGGGCTAActttaagttaaataaaatcTCTATCATTCTCCAATAAAAATCAAACTTATATTGCTTTCATGTCCAAATTATGCTCAAATTACATCTTTTTGTAATGCATGTATCTTCGTAGAAAActtcattattaatttataagttGACTATATTCCTTTTCAATGTCCTCACGACTCCATATTATAATTGGTGCTCTTCACAAGTTGAAGAATATAATTTGTCGAacttataaatcaaatatcCATCACTAGTATCTAactttaaaaacaataaaagtttCTAAAGGTTAAACATCTGCATACGCAATTTGAATAAGAATACATAAATCTATTAACGCGAAATATTTTGTGCATCAGATTATTCTACTCTGACTTTTTCCTcacaatttaatttgaaaatcaataaaCTTTCTTGTTCACATCATAATCGACTAAATTTAAGTGTATCCACCatcaatagtaaaatatttattcatattaattttgtgtcacattttcttaaaaacactttaaaatttgaaaataatttaatttaaacttCTCATATTACCATTACTGATGAACTTTTTTggtcaaataattataataaaatatttattcagaagtcttcttcttcaaattactttcatataaattatgaatatgatgtgtttGACAAATGAGGATATCTACGTACTACAAATATCTTATTATGTAGAGATAAAACGCTTACCTCACATCTACTACTTTCTGCCTAAATCGTGatcatttctttttttggtataaTCCGTGTAGTaatgtatattaaattaaattatacctTATAAATTAAGATCCAAGAATAAAACATAATACTCTTATGTTGGCCCTTAGGCAGGTGGAACTAGACGAAAAAATGAGCACTTACTTGGCTGTATTTGCCACAAGTGTGCaactttaaaattcaaaaaaaagcAAATTTGAGGATCCAACTCCATTGACTTTCCATAAGTATCcacacattaattttttttttcataagctTCCAGAGTtgactaataaaaaaataaggtaAATAAGAGTAATACAAAAtcgaaaaaaaggaaaaaatcgaAGAGTCCGTCGGTCACAATCAGTTAAGCCGATTCCCTCCGTTTATACGTTTCAGAATCAGAAATCACAACcacctttttccttcttttctcaaccttcctttttttcctttacACGATTCCTCACTCACCAAAACCTACGTAAAGTCCTATATACTGCGTATCTGAAGGACAACAGAGTAATCAAAATTGTTGCTGAATTGTGGATGTTACTGTAGAAATTGGGAGATCTTTTTTGACTGATTTGATTCAATTGAAGAGCTAGGGTTCTGGATTTTGTGTCATTTCGATTCATTGATCGAAGAGAATGCAGCAGGATTCAGTGTCGGAGCAGGAACCGGATGAATCTGAATCTGAGCCCGACTTCGTGGAGCTCGATCCTACTGGTCGTTACGGACGGGTCAGTTCTCACTATTTAGAAACTGattttactgttttttttttttagtttaatttcaTAGAAAGTTTGGATATTTATGTGCTGGTGATAAAATTGTTACATTTACTGTTAAACATGATAATGTTATTCTGAATTTGAGTCATGGAGTTGATTCTCTTTGTGTTATGCAGTACAAAGAGGTTCTGGGAAAAGGAGCATTTAAGAAAGTGTATCCTTTATCAAACACCTTTGCATGTGTatgatttttttacttatatgtTTGTTGTGAAGTGCTGTGTTGTCGATTCTTTGACTTACGAATGGGAAATAGATATCGAGCGTTTGATGAATTGGAAGGAATAGAAGTAGCTTGGAATCAGGTTAAAGTTGCTGATCTCTTGAGGAATGAAGTGGACTTGGAGCGTCTTTATTCTGAAGTTCATTTGCTTAAAACCCTCAAGCACAAGAATATCATCAAATTTTACAACTCTTGGGTTGACACAAAGACTGAGAATATCAACATCATTACTGAAATATTCACTTCTGGGAATTTAAGACAGTATGTGATATttgtgttttcttcttctttcttctgtCATTTGCTCAATGCCTCCTCTCTAGGTAAGGTCATATTATGATGAGCTCATTGTGTACGACTATGCAGATACCGCAAAAAACATAAGAAGGTTGATTTGCGAGCACTCAAGAATTGGTCTCGGCAGATATTGGAGGGACTTTCATATCTACATGGTCACGACCCTCCAGTTATTCATCGTGATCTTAAGTGTGATAATCTTTTTGTCAATGGTAACCAAGGGGAGGTGAAAATTGGTGACTTGGGACTCGCAGCAATTCTTCGTAAGGCTCGTTCAGCTCATAGTGTCATTGGTAAAGTCTTAGTTCACTTTGCTAACTTTTGCATCTATCCTAGACTGTTATTGTTAGTGTCATTCAGATGGTCCTTTAATTTTACCAGTGCAATTCGATATTCAATCTCAGGTACTCCAGAATTCATGGCACCAGAGCTTTATGAGGAGGAATATAATGAGCTAGTAGATATCTATGCTTTTGGCATGTGCTTGCTGGAGCTGGTAACTTTTGAGTATCCATATGTTGAGTGTACGAATGCTGCCCAGATATATAAGAAAGTAACATCAGTAAGAATTCTTGTCTTTCTTGCGCATCTATTATGTTCTCTGTTTCCTTGTGTCCTCAAACTTTACCACTACATGCTTCACATAGTAGGAACAGAAACTGCATAAATGGCTGTCCAGTTTCCAGCATTTTTATTCTTAAACTGCTGAGCTGAGAAACCAAAGGCGCCTAAGCATACATCAGTTAGATTCCTCGCCATGGTGATGGTGACAAAGGCACTTCCTCAGTTTATATGGTAGTTGAGATGAGGCtgaagaagagagagaaaagttTGGTAGTTGAGGTAATGTCTATGAGGGGAAGAAGACATCAGTCTAAACCTTTGATACAAGACAACCATCAAAAGCGAATACATGAGCATAGTAAAGTGTCACGTCCCGCCAATTCTCGCCAATTCTCAGTAAGATTTTGCATCCGAATAGGCGCGGAAGAGTCTAGAAGTTGTGGAGAGGTTTATAGAAAACTCTAGAAGCCCCTAGATATTTCAAGAAGACTCTAGAAGAACTTGGAAGCTTTTTTGGAAAGCTTTGGAGAGTCCTAGAAATGTATAGAGAGTTCTAGAAGAACTAAATATTTTCTAGGGAAGCCTTAGAATTCTATAGGCTAGTAGAGAATTCTAGAACATGGATCAAAGTGTAAATATTCAGGGACTTGTGtaataacttttattatttacattttagcccctaggaagtagtataaataggaggactctcatttgtaaatcatccaCCAAAGTTGTAAGCAATCTTTCAAGCAATATAAAGCCTCCTTCCAAATAAGTGAAAAGAAATCCAAttcaaaaaaagataaatagaataaGTGAAAGGAAGCGAAAATACAATATAGGAATTCATAGAGATACTCAATCCACCATGACCTTAATTACTCTACACCAAGGCATCTGATATTTGCTTCTTCTGtgtttaataatatatgaatcCATTGAGGGACTCATTAATGGTGTTGACAGCTCTCTTGAGATGCTTAAATCTTGAACCTCGGTGATGTATACGTTCAAGGCCTGATGCACATTATACCAAGCGATATCATCCGACCCGCTTagtttgaaatatcttttgtGAAATTATTGACTAAAGTATGTTATCTTcgatttttagtttgtttttgtAAGTTACATATTTTTGCTTCTGGATTTGTCAGTGTTTAAATCTCTGTTTGCCATCAAAGACGGTTTGGTGTTGCCTCACGCTGTGGGGTGGTGATGAGTGTGTGAGTGAGTGTTACTCACTGCTCTTTCGGTCTTCGTGTtctctattaatttatttactttgtttttaatttgttgGAAGGGTGATAACCAAAGGCAaatccaaaatttgaaatttccaCGTGCCACATCACTTTGAATcctaataaagtaaaaaatgattTGTTTTATCCATTTTTGCATTCAAGTTAGATTATTCGTCTTCTCGATCTATCTCTACATTGCTTATTGAAATGCAATAGGCAATGTAGGAATTGGCAAATGTTGCATTTACAGATTATCATGGACAATACATCATACTTTTTCCAATAAAATGGAAGGCACTCTATTGAAGCTTTATGAATCTGTAGGTATACTGAAATTATGACTTCCATTTCTAATAGCTAATATgtttaaaacaatattttatcCGTCCTAGACAAGTACCTGAAAGCATTGTGATTGAACTACTTGAAGATAATTGTCATATTTCTTGTGATAACACCAAAGCAGGGAATTCTCAAGGAATTTCAACTTTCTATAGAAGTCTACAATTGTCAATTTTCCCCAAAAGAAACCGCTCTCCCTTGGGAATTTCTATCTTAGTGTCAATTTGATTATTTACCATTGAAGGATAAATAAATTCCTTAACTTGCTATCATCAACTGCTTTATATAGACCCAAGCCCATTTGAGATCAAATTCTCTCTCTTTGGTAGAATATTCTAGTCTCTTTAACAAAGATAAAATATCCAGAAACTATGTAtgtaattcaattatatttgtTTGAATGATGTACCCTGATGTGTCATAAACATTTTGCTATTTGtatatgtcaaaataaatattaaatttaactgGTATGTGGACTTGGTCAAGACTTCTCTGATTGTCTTAATAAATACATCGTACCATTTAGTTTGTTTATCCAGAAACATGTGTTTTTTTTCCATTTGTAGACGTGTCATAAATTAGAAAtgatttagatatatataatcataagtaacacaaaatgttgaatgtgcttAAACATAGTTGGAACTCAAAGCAATattacttttttcctttttcttctttttttttttactttttatttttacaacgATGGTGTCTAGGCCAGCTTGCACCAACCTCGACTATTCCACAGCTACCTGTTACTCTCACAAGCACAAATATCGCGAAACTTGGTTTAGGCAGAATGAGAAGAAATACCTAGTGTTTTTCGCCTTTGAGCCAAAGTCTTCAGCCCGTAAGTAATTAGAGATTGAACAAGTCAAATGATAGAGTGACAGATGTGGGCATAACGATAAGGGTGGTActgaaaagaaggaaaatattcTCTTGTACTAAACCAGAAAAGCCAAAAGAAACATTTAGAAAGAAAGCTTGGGCTGTGTCCGGGattgctatttttttttcttttccttgtgATGATCGGGCACTTTCAGTGCTTAGCTCAGGTTACCCTACTCCTTCCATCTGTCTCTCACTTCCATCTCAAAATATTATCCACTTCCCTCAAGTAAAATATTGTTTCTTTACCTTCATagcattttgataatttattgcTTTAAAGGGATAAGCGACCTCCTTATAGAATCTCAAACTTATCACTGATTGTGGGCCTACTTTCTCTCTGAAACACTAAATTTCTACTCTACTATAAAAAATTAACACTTAATATAAAGGGTTAGAGGGAagtaatttgtttttatatatgtgatTATGACTCAAAGAAAAGCCAGGAAGCTTACACATTGATTTTCATTGTTTGGCAGCTAAAATATACGATAGGCAATATGTTAGTCTACTTTttgattctttatttttactttttgggaTGCTATTGGTAGTGGTCCTACATTGAGGATTTCATTCTGAGTGTTAGTTGACAAAATTAATTCATGACtgtaattttgatatttatggATTGATCTAAGGATATATATGTTCAGAGTTGTTTTTATTGACATTTGATTTCTTGGAccagtttttcaatttttaatgcTAAAATTTATACCTGCCATCCTTGAAGGGAATTAGGCCTGCATCACTGGCAAAAGTAAAGGATCCTGGAGTTAAAGCATTTATAGAAAAATGTATAGCAAAAGTTTCTGAGCGTCTGTCTGCTAAGGAACTATTGATGGACCCCTTTCTCCGGTCAGATGATGATTCTGCAAGCATATCTAGATCCTTGAGTTCCCACCCCATACATGCAGGTAACTATATAATTGCAACTACACACGGATATGTTTGGAGCATGTTGACACTTCTGGGATCTTGCAGATAAGAGTGATGATGACAGTGGAAGAAGTCCTCAGGACCATGTGCCTGAAGGAAGCAGAGATTTCACAGTACAGGGCCAACGGAAGGACCTAAACACAATTTTTCTCAAACTGCGAATAACTGACTCTACAGGTTATGCCTTGTTCCTTATTTCTCCACCAAACTAAGATGATTCACTTCAGTAGCTTGACATTTTCCCTGTATCTCAGGTCATATTAGGAATATTCATTTCCCCTTTGATATTGAAGTTGATACAGCAAATGCTGTTGCTAGTGAAATGGTTGAAGAGTTGGACCTGACAGATCAAGACGTCTCTGCTATTGCTGATATGATTGATTCAGAAATCCGGTCATATATCCCAGATTGGGCACCAAAACAATGTTCTAGCAATGACATCGCAGATGAAGTTGCTCCTTCTGAGAGCAGTGAAGCTCGTGAAGTTGCTCCTTCTGAGAGCAGTACCTTTGGAGCTTGTGATGATGTTTCCCCTTCAACAATGAACTCCACTCTTTCTGGCGGTCTTATGTTGGAAAGACTTCCTTCAGGTCGTAAGTACTGGTCTGATTCACCAAAAACAACCAGTTGTGCGAGCTCTCCACTCAGACTGGGTCCTTCAAACCTGTCACAGGCAGATTCACCAATTCCCGAAAGTAGCTGGACTGAAGAAAACGGACTATCATCTATCAGCCACAAAGAGGGAAGCAGCTCAGGTGATGGTGCCTTTGAGCATGAAGAGAGTGAAACTGAAAATGATATTGATGAAGAGGCTGGTGTGATTCCTGAACCAAACTCAAGTGATAATAAGCAATCTGCTGATTTAACTTCCGAGACTGAGCATCATTCGTCAGGGCAAAGAAAAACTCATTGCAGCAACAAATGTTCAGATGACATTGGAGATATTGTGGAGAAACTTGAGACGCTGGTACATGAGCAGCGTAAGGAGCTTGATGCGCTCAGAGAGAAACATGACTTGGTTATCACAGATGTTATAAGCAAACTTCCTCCTGAGATACGCAATGGAGTGCTTGCTATGTGTGGTCACAA
This window encodes:
- the LOC107014314 gene encoding probable serine/threonine-protein kinase WNK3 isoform X2, with protein sequence MQQDSVSEQEPDESESEPDFVELDPTGRYGRYKEVLGKGAFKKVYRAFDELEGIEVAWNQVKVADLLRNEVDLERLYSEVHLLKTLKHKNIIKFYNSWVDTKTENINIITEIFTSGNLRQYRKKHKKVDLRALKNWSRQILEGLSYLHGHDPPVIHRDLKCDNLFVNGNQGEVKIGDLGLAAILRKARSAHSVIGKVLVHFANFCIYPRLLLLVSFRWSFNFTSAIRYSISGTPEFMAPELYEEEYNELVDIYAFGMCLLELVTFEYPYVECTNAAQIYKKVTSGIRPASLAKVKDPGVKAFIEKCIAKVSERLSAKELLMDPFLRSDDDSASISRSLSSHPIHADKSDDDSGRSPQDHVPEGSRDFTVQGQRKDLNTIFLKLRITDSTGHIRNIHFPFDIEVDTANAVASEMVEELDLTDQDVSAIADMIDSEIRSYIPDWAPKQCSSNDIADEVAPSESSEAREVAPSESSTFGACDDVSPSTMNSTLSGGLMLERLPSGRKYWSDSPKTTSCASSPLRLGPSNLSQADSPIPESSWTEENGLSSISHKEGSSSGDGAFEHEESETENDIDEEAGVIPEPNSSDNKQSADLTSETEHHSSGQRKTHCSNKCSDDIGDIVEKLETLVHEQRKELDALREKHDLVITDVISKLPPEIRNGVLAMCGHKLSFNSLRNERGCSSTNSEGPSSSLKIMLKNFRVAGNGYMENSVAGSVLNGPSFRRCFSSVKENISSGLGIAVILKEEAGE
- the LOC107014314 gene encoding probable serine/threonine-protein kinase WNK3 isoform X3, yielding MQQDSVSEQEPDESESEPDFVELDPTGRYGRYKEVLGKGAFKKVYRAFDELEGIEVAWNQVKVADLLRNEVDLERLYSEVHLLKTLKHKNIIKFYNSWVDTKTENINIITEIFTSGNLRQYRKKHKKVDLRALKNWSRQILEGLSYLHGHDPPVIHRDLKCDNLFVNGNQGEVKIGDLGLAAILRKARSAHSVIGTPEFMAPELYEEEYNELVDIYAFGMCLLELVTFEYPYVECTNAAQIYKKVTSGIRPASLAKVKDPGVKAFIEKCIAKVSERLSAKELLMDPFLRSDDDSASISRSLSSHPIHADKSDDDSGRSPQDHVPEGSRDFTVQGQRKDLNTIFLKLRITDSTGHIRNIHFPFDIEVDTANAVASEMVEELDLTDQDVSAIADMIDSEIRSYIPDWAPKQCSSNDIADEVAPSESSEAREVAPSESSTFGACDDVSPSTMNSTLSGGLMLERLPSGRKYWSDSPKTTSCASSPLRLGPSNLSQADSPIPESSWTEENGLSSISHKEGSSSGDGAFEHEESETENDIDEEAGVIPEPNSSDNKQSADLTSETEHHSSGQRKTHCSNKCSDDIGDIVEKLETLVHEQRKELDALREKHDLVITDVISKLPPEIRNGVLAMCGHKLSFNSLRNERGCSSTNSEGPSSSLKICSRMLKNFRVAGNGYMENSVAGSVLNGPSFRRCFSSVKENISSGLGIAVILKEEAGE
- the LOC107014314 gene encoding probable serine/threonine-protein kinase WNK3 isoform X4; this encodes MQQDSVSEQEPDESESEPDFVELDPTGRYGRYKEVLGKGAFKKVYRAFDELEGIEVAWNQVKVADLLRNEVDLERLYSEVHLLKTLKHKNIIKFYNSWVDTKTENINIITEIFTSGNLRQYRKKHKKVDLRALKNWSRQILEGLSYLHGHDPPVIHRDLKCDNLFVNGNQGEVKIGDLGLAAILRKARSAHSVIGKVLVHFANFCIYPRLLLLVSFRWSFNFTSAIRYSISGTPEFMAPELYEEEYNELVDIYAFGMCLLELVTFEYPYVECTNAAQIYKKVTSGIRPASLAKVKDPGVKAFIEKCIAKVSERLSAKELLMDPFLRSDDDSASISRSLSSHPIHADKSDDDSGRSPQDHVPEGSRDFTVQGQRKDLNTIFLKLRITDSTGHIRNIHFPFDIEVDTANAVASEMVEELDLTDQDVSAIADMIDSEIRSYIPDWAPKQCSSNDIADEVAPSESSEAREVAPSESSTFGACDDVSPSTMNSTLSGGLMLERLPSGRKYWSDSPKTTSCASSPLRLGPSNLSQADSPIPESSWTEENGLSSISHKEGSSSGDGAFEHEESETENDIDEEAGVIPEPNSSDNKQSADLTSETEHHSSGQRKTHCSNKCSDDIGDIVEKLETLVHEQRKELDALREKHDLVITDVISKLPPEIRNGVLAMCGHKLSFNSLRNERGCSSTNSEGPSSSLKMFQDVPEC
- the LOC107014314 gene encoding probable serine/threonine-protein kinase WNK3 isoform X1, with the translated sequence MQQDSVSEQEPDESESEPDFVELDPTGRYGRYKEVLGKGAFKKVYRAFDELEGIEVAWNQVKVADLLRNEVDLERLYSEVHLLKTLKHKNIIKFYNSWVDTKTENINIITEIFTSGNLRQYRKKHKKVDLRALKNWSRQILEGLSYLHGHDPPVIHRDLKCDNLFVNGNQGEVKIGDLGLAAILRKARSAHSVIGKVLVHFANFCIYPRLLLLVSFRWSFNFTSAIRYSISGTPEFMAPELYEEEYNELVDIYAFGMCLLELVTFEYPYVECTNAAQIYKKVTSGIRPASLAKVKDPGVKAFIEKCIAKVSERLSAKELLMDPFLRSDDDSASISRSLSSHPIHADKSDDDSGRSPQDHVPEGSRDFTVQGQRKDLNTIFLKLRITDSTGHIRNIHFPFDIEVDTANAVASEMVEELDLTDQDVSAIADMIDSEIRSYIPDWAPKQCSSNDIADEVAPSESSEAREVAPSESSTFGACDDVSPSTMNSTLSGGLMLERLPSGRKYWSDSPKTTSCASSPLRLGPSNLSQADSPIPESSWTEENGLSSISHKEGSSSGDGAFEHEESETENDIDEEAGVIPEPNSSDNKQSADLTSETEHHSSGQRKTHCSNKCSDDIGDIVEKLETLVHEQRKELDALREKHDLVITDVISKLPPEIRNGVLAMCGHKLSFNSLRNERGCSSTNSEGPSSSLKICSRMLKNFRVAGNGYMENSVAGSVLNGPSFRRCFSSVKENISSGLGIAVILKEEAGE